In Arthrobacter sp. StoSoilB5, one genomic interval encodes:
- the rhaI gene encoding L-rhamnose isomerase has product MNTTESALGRLGELAIEVPSWAYGNSGTRFKVFGTPGTPRTVQEKIADAAKVHELTGLAPTVALHIPWDKVDDYSALREYAARLGVGLGTINSNTFQDDEYKFGSLTSSNESVRRRAIDHHLECIEIMHATGSKDLKIWLADGTNYPGQDDIRGRQDRLAESLQEIYAGLGDEQRLVLEYKFFEPAFYHTDVPDWGTSYAQTLALGQKAFVCLDTGHHAPGTNIEFIVMQLLRLGKLGSFDFNSRFYADDDLIVGAADPFQLFRIMHEVIRGGGFGKDSGVALMLDQCHNLEEKIPGQIRSVLNVQEMTARALLVDTAALSEAQRAGDVLAANGIFNDAFYTDVRPVLAEWRESRGLPADPIAAYKASGYQKKINEDRAGGQQAGWGA; this is encoded by the coding sequence ATGAACACCACAGAATCGGCCCTGGGCCGTCTCGGGGAACTGGCCATTGAAGTGCCGTCCTGGGCCTACGGAAACTCCGGGACCCGGTTCAAGGTCTTCGGCACCCCGGGTACTCCGCGCACCGTCCAGGAAAAGATTGCCGACGCCGCCAAGGTCCACGAGCTCACCGGTCTGGCTCCAACTGTTGCCCTCCACATTCCTTGGGACAAGGTGGACGACTACTCCGCCCTGCGCGAGTACGCCGCGCGCTTGGGCGTTGGACTGGGCACCATCAACTCCAACACGTTCCAGGATGACGAATACAAGTTCGGCTCGCTGACATCCTCCAACGAGTCCGTGCGCCGCCGCGCGATCGATCACCACCTGGAATGCATCGAGATCATGCACGCCACAGGGTCCAAGGACCTGAAGATCTGGCTGGCGGATGGCACCAACTACCCGGGCCAGGACGATATCCGCGGCCGCCAGGACCGCCTGGCCGAGTCCCTCCAGGAAATCTACGCAGGCCTCGGTGACGAGCAGCGCCTGGTGCTGGAGTACAAGTTCTTCGAGCCGGCTTTCTATCACACCGATGTTCCGGACTGGGGGACGTCCTACGCGCAGACCCTGGCTTTAGGGCAGAAGGCGTTCGTTTGCCTGGACACCGGCCATCACGCACCGGGCACCAACATCGAGTTCATCGTGATGCAGCTGCTGCGCCTGGGCAAGCTGGGTTCCTTCGACTTCAACTCCCGCTTCTACGCCGACGATGACCTGATTGTTGGCGCGGCTGATCCGTTCCAGCTGTTCCGGATTATGCATGAGGTCATCCGTGGTGGCGGCTTCGGTAAGGATTCCGGCGTCGCACTGATGCTGGACCAGTGCCACAACCTTGAAGAGAAAATCCCGGGCCAGATCCGCTCGGTCCTGAACGTCCAGGAAATGACGGCCCGTGCCCTGCTCGTGGACACCGCTGCATTGTCCGAAGCGCAGCGTGCCGGGGATGTCCTGGCCGCCAACGGCATCTTCAACGATGCCTTCTACACCGACGTCCGCCCGGTCCTGGCCGAGTGGCGCGAATCCCGCGGCCTGCCCGCCGACCCGATCGCTGCCTACAAGGCCAGCGGTTACCAGAAGAAGATCAACGAGGACCGCGCAGGCGGCCAGCAAGCCGGATGGGGCGCTTAA
- a CDS encoding bifunctional aldolase/short-chain dehydrogenase — protein MTTNKTVEDLISRSNRLGADKRNTNFAGGNTSAKGTEKDPVTGQDVELLWVKGSGGDLGTLKAENLAVLRLDRLQALKDVYPGVEREDEMVAAFDYCLHGKGGAAPSIDTAMHGLVDAAHVDHLHPDSGIAIATAVDGEALTSKVFGDKVVWVPWRRPGFQLGLDIAAIKEANPQAIGTILGGHGITAWGATSEEAEANSLWIIDTAEKFIAENGKAEPFGAKLPGYGALPEAERKAKAAALAPVIRGLASTDKPQLGHFSDDPVVLEFLASAEHPRLGALGTSCPDHFLRTKVKPLVLDLPADASIEDSVARLKELHAAYREDYQAYYDRHADENSPALRGADPAIVLVPGVGMFSFGKDKQTARVAGEFYINAINVMRGAEAISTYAPIEESEKFRIEYWALEEAKLARMPKPKSHATRIALVTGAASGIGKAIATRLASDGACVVIADLNLENAQKVAEELGGSDVAIGVQADVTDEAQIAAAIQEAVLAFGGLDLVVNNAGLSISKPLLETTEKDWDLQHNVMAKGSFLVSKAAAKVMIDQGMGGDIIYISSKNSVFAGPNNIAYSATKADQAHQVRLLAAELGEYGIRVNGINPDGVVRGSGIFAGGWGAKRAAVYGVDEQELGKYYAQRTLLKREVLPEHVANAASVLTSNELSHTTGLHIPVDAGVAAAFLR, from the coding sequence ATGACCACGAATAAGACTGTTGAAGACCTGATTTCCCGTTCCAACCGCCTTGGCGCGGATAAGCGGAATACCAACTTCGCCGGCGGCAACACCTCCGCCAAAGGCACCGAGAAGGACCCCGTCACGGGCCAGGACGTCGAACTCCTCTGGGTCAAGGGCTCCGGCGGCGACCTCGGCACGCTCAAGGCCGAGAACCTTGCTGTCCTCCGGCTTGACCGGTTGCAGGCACTGAAGGATGTTTACCCCGGCGTCGAGCGCGAAGACGAAATGGTGGCCGCGTTCGATTACTGCCTGCACGGCAAGGGCGGCGCCGCGCCGTCGATCGATACTGCCATGCACGGGCTGGTGGACGCTGCCCACGTTGACCACCTGCACCCGGACTCGGGCATCGCGATTGCGACGGCGGTGGACGGCGAAGCGCTGACGTCCAAGGTGTTCGGCGACAAAGTGGTGTGGGTTCCGTGGCGTCGTCCCGGTTTCCAGTTGGGCCTGGACATCGCCGCGATCAAGGAAGCCAACCCGCAGGCCATCGGCACCATCCTTGGGGGCCACGGCATCACCGCGTGGGGCGCCACGAGCGAAGAGGCCGAGGCCAACTCGCTCTGGATCATCGATACGGCCGAGAAGTTCATCGCGGAGAACGGCAAGGCCGAGCCCTTCGGTGCCAAGCTCCCGGGCTACGGCGCCCTCCCGGAAGCTGAGCGCAAAGCCAAGGCAGCCGCCCTCGCTCCCGTGATCCGCGGCTTGGCCTCCACGGACAAACCGCAACTGGGGCACTTCAGCGATGACCCCGTCGTACTTGAATTCCTTGCCTCCGCGGAGCACCCGCGGCTCGGCGCGCTGGGCACCTCCTGCCCGGACCACTTCCTGCGCACCAAGGTCAAGCCCCTGGTCCTGGACCTGCCCGCCGATGCCTCGATCGAAGACTCGGTGGCCCGGCTCAAGGAACTGCACGCCGCGTACCGCGAGGACTACCAGGCGTACTACGACCGTCATGCTGACGAGAACAGCCCTGCTCTCCGTGGCGCGGACCCGGCCATCGTGCTGGTCCCCGGCGTGGGCATGTTCTCGTTCGGCAAGGACAAGCAGACCGCACGCGTGGCCGGCGAGTTCTACATCAACGCCATCAACGTGATGCGCGGCGCCGAGGCCATCTCCACCTACGCCCCGATCGAGGAATCCGAGAAGTTCCGCATCGAGTACTGGGCCTTGGAAGAAGCCAAGCTCGCCCGCATGCCCAAGCCAAAGTCCCACGCCACGCGCATCGCGCTGGTGACCGGTGCGGCGTCGGGAATTGGCAAGGCGATCGCTACCCGGTTGGCGTCCGACGGCGCATGTGTAGTGATTGCCGACCTGAACCTTGAGAACGCGCAAAAGGTAGCCGAGGAACTGGGCGGTTCCGACGTCGCCATCGGTGTCCAGGCCGACGTGACCGACGAAGCCCAGATCGCTGCCGCGATCCAGGAAGCTGTACTCGCGTTCGGTGGCTTGGACCTGGTGGTCAACAACGCCGGCCTGTCCATCTCCAAGCCGCTGCTGGAAACCACCGAGAAGGACTGGGACCTGCAGCACAACGTCATGGCCAAGGGCTCCTTCCTGGTCTCCAAGGCCGCGGCCAAGGTCATGATCGATCAGGGCATGGGCGGAGACATCATCTACATCTCCTCCAAGAACTCCGTGTTCGCCGGTCCGAACAACATCGCCTACTCCGCCACCAAGGCAGACCAGGCACACCAGGTCCGCCTGCTCGCCGCGGAACTGGGTGAGTACGGCATCCGCGTCAACGGCATCAACCCCGACGGCGTGGTCCGCGGCTCCGGTATCTTCGCCGGCGGCTGGGGCGCCAAGCGCGCCGCGGTCTACGGCGTGGACGAGCAGGAACTGGGCAAGTACTACGCCCAGCGAACCCTCCTCAAGCGCGAAGTCCTCCCCGAACACGTCGCCAACGCAGCGTCCGTGCTCACCAGCAACGAGCTCTCCCACACCACCGGCCTCCACATCCCCGTGGACGCTGGCGTGGCAGCAGCCTTCCTCCGCTAG
- a CDS encoding rhamnulokinase family protein, which produces MTNGTTTNTAPALAGAVSSQSVFAAIDIGASSGRVMLGRVSPSSGVSLETIHRFPNGVVELDGGLHWDFDALFVEVLKGLAAAAAVAQENGERIASIGIDTWAVDYGLVNKAGELVSVPYSYRDERGRGTVQRVHSVIDPARLYATTGLQYLQFNTVYQLAAEPNLDGLQALLIPDLIAFLLTGERRTEATNASTTGLFDAVAGEWATEFLDALGLPRKIFPPLIQPGETVGALLPAILEQTGLDADTTVVAVGSHDTASAVAAVPAQDQDFAYISSGTWSLVGVELPHPVLTEASRKANFTNERGVDGTIRYLRNVGGLWLLSECQRSWAAQGFSQSLTSLLDAAAALPAGGPQINADDPVFTAPDNMPDRIRSAARNTGALLPDRPAAVVRCIMDSLAAGYARTMADAERLTGRSTSVVHIVGGGSQNRLLCQLTADATGKPVVAGPVEATALGNVLMQARAAGVVEGGLAELRELVAAGTRLERYEPAAERLVRHSAG; this is translated from the coding sequence GTGACCAACGGAACCACCACGAACACCGCCCCGGCACTCGCCGGGGCGGTGTCCTCTCAGAGCGTGTTCGCAGCCATCGACATCGGGGCCTCCTCCGGCCGCGTCATGCTCGGCCGCGTCTCACCCAGCTCCGGCGTTTCCCTCGAGACCATCCACCGCTTCCCCAACGGGGTGGTGGAGCTCGACGGCGGCCTCCACTGGGACTTCGACGCCCTCTTCGTTGAGGTACTCAAGGGGTTGGCCGCTGCCGCTGCTGTAGCGCAGGAAAACGGCGAGCGCATCGCGAGCATCGGCATCGACACCTGGGCCGTCGACTACGGCTTGGTCAATAAGGCCGGGGAACTCGTCTCTGTTCCTTACAGCTACCGGGACGAGCGCGGCCGCGGCACCGTGCAACGAGTGCATTCGGTCATTGACCCTGCCCGTCTCTACGCCACCACGGGCTTGCAGTACCTCCAGTTCAACACCGTTTACCAACTCGCGGCCGAACCGAATCTGGACGGCTTGCAGGCGCTGCTCATTCCGGACCTGATCGCGTTCCTGCTCACGGGCGAGCGTCGCACCGAGGCCACGAACGCTTCCACCACGGGGCTCTTTGACGCTGTTGCGGGAGAGTGGGCCACAGAGTTCCTGGACGCATTGGGCCTGCCTCGGAAGATCTTCCCGCCCCTGATCCAGCCCGGCGAAACCGTGGGCGCGCTGCTGCCGGCGATCCTGGAGCAAACGGGCCTGGACGCCGATACCACGGTGGTGGCCGTCGGTTCGCACGACACTGCTTCGGCCGTAGCAGCTGTGCCCGCGCAGGACCAAGACTTCGCCTATATCTCCTCCGGTACGTGGTCGCTCGTGGGGGTGGAACTCCCCCATCCCGTCCTGACCGAAGCCAGCCGCAAGGCCAACTTCACCAACGAGCGCGGCGTGGACGGCACCATCCGCTACCTTCGCAACGTCGGCGGGCTCTGGCTGCTGAGTGAATGCCAACGCTCGTGGGCAGCCCAAGGCTTCAGCCAATCGCTGACTTCATTGCTCGACGCCGCGGCAGCACTCCCCGCCGGCGGACCGCAGATCAACGCCGACGATCCCGTCTTCACCGCGCCGGACAACATGCCGGACCGCATCCGCTCAGCCGCGCGCAACACCGGTGCACTGCTCCCGGACCGGCCCGCCGCCGTCGTGCGTTGCATTATGGACAGCCTCGCGGCCGGTTACGCCCGGACAATGGCCGACGCCGAACGGCTCACCGGACGCAGCACCAGCGTGGTGCACATCGTGGGTGGCGGTTCACAGAACCGGCTCCTGTGCCAGCTCACGGCAGATGCGACAGGCAAACCCGTAGTCGCCGGCCCCGTTGAGGCAACGGCACTGGGCAACGTCCTGATGCAGGCCCGCGCTGCGGGTGTAGTCGAAGGTGGGCTGGCTGAGCTGCGCGAACTCGTGGCCGCGGGAACCCGGCTGGAACGCTACGAGCCGGCCGCCGAACGTCTGGTACGTCACAGCGCCGGATGA
- the panD gene encoding aspartate 1-decarboxylase, which produces MIRTMFKSKIHRATVTHADLHYVGSVTVDLDLLDAADILPGELVSIVDVTNGARLETYTIAGERGSGVIGINGAAAHQVHVGDVVILITYAEMTTEEARAYEPRVVHVGRDNKILQLGNDPAEGHTPGLMRPPHALSNAAHLSS; this is translated from the coding sequence ATGATCCGCACAATGTTCAAGTCCAAGATCCACCGTGCAACGGTGACCCATGCCGATCTTCATTACGTTGGTTCGGTCACTGTCGACCTTGACCTCCTTGACGCGGCTGACATCCTTCCGGGCGAACTCGTCTCCATCGTAGATGTGACCAACGGCGCCCGGCTGGAGACCTACACCATCGCCGGCGAGCGCGGTTCCGGCGTCATCGGGATCAACGGCGCTGCTGCCCACCAGGTTCACGTAGGGGATGTCGTCATCCTCATCACCTACGCCGAGATGACCACCGAGGAGGCCCGCGCTTACGAGCCCAGGGTTGTCCACGTCGGACGGGACAACAAGATCCTGCAGCTCGGCAACGACCCCGCCGAGGGCCACACCCCCGGGCTCATGCGGCCCCCGCACGCCCTTAGCAACGCGGCCCACCTCAGCAGCTGA
- a CDS encoding AEC family transporter, with amino-acid sequence MIGVLSGFFVVWAIILVGMFVGRRGILGENARSVLSSLTFFVASPALLFETLSKAKLHEVFAAPLLVTAVGAIITGLLFFLIVKFWLKRTMPEALMSSMSASLANSANLGIPIAVFVLGDASYVAPLLIFQLAFFTPLYLMALDASTSTHRTTPLRFLLMIVKNPMIVGSGLGLLVAGTGFQVPTLILEPIHLIGGAAIPAMLMAFGMSLNGSRPLQKDAGRRLDTLLASGFKLFIHPSIAYVFSRFALGMDGHALFAVVVTAALPTAQNVFVAATRYRAGITVAKDTVLITTIVAVPAMIAVALLLT; translated from the coding sequence ATGATCGGCGTCCTGTCAGGGTTTTTCGTGGTGTGGGCCATCATCCTGGTGGGCATGTTCGTGGGACGTCGTGGGATCCTGGGCGAGAATGCCCGCTCCGTCCTGAGCTCGTTGACGTTCTTCGTCGCAAGCCCGGCCCTGCTTTTTGAAACTCTGAGCAAGGCGAAGCTGCACGAGGTGTTTGCCGCTCCGCTGCTGGTCACCGCCGTGGGTGCCATCATCACGGGCCTGCTGTTCTTCCTGATCGTGAAGTTCTGGCTGAAGCGCACCATGCCCGAGGCCCTGATGTCATCAATGAGTGCATCACTGGCAAACTCCGCGAACCTGGGCATTCCGATTGCGGTGTTTGTCCTGGGTGACGCGAGCTACGTTGCGCCGCTCCTGATCTTCCAACTCGCGTTCTTCACACCCCTGTACTTGATGGCCCTCGACGCCAGCACGAGTACCCACCGCACCACTCCCCTGCGTTTCCTGCTGATGATCGTGAAGAACCCGATGATCGTGGGCTCGGGGCTTGGACTTCTTGTGGCAGGAACTGGTTTCCAGGTGCCCACGCTCATTCTGGAGCCGATCCACCTGATTGGCGGCGCCGCGATTCCGGCCATGTTGATGGCGTTCGGCATGAGCCTGAACGGATCAAGGCCTTTGCAAAAGGATGCCGGACGCCGCTTGGACACGCTGCTGGCCAGCGGGTTCAAGCTGTTCATACACCCGTCCATCGCCTACGTGTTTTCCCGTTTTGCCCTGGGTATGGACGGGCACGCCTTGTTCGCCGTGGTGGTGACGGCAGCGCTCCCGACGGCCCAGAACGTGTTTGTCGCCGCCACACGCTACCGCGCCGGCATCACGGTCGCGAAGGACACGGTGCTCATCACGACAATCGTCGCGGTGCCTGCGATGATCGCCGTGGCGCTGCTCCTCACCTAA